The nucleotide window TGTTCGTATGGCTGAACAGTGGATCACCTCAGGCATGGCTGAAGTGGTTATTGTCCCGCATACGACCGTGCAATCTGATATACCTGCCGAAGACTTAATTAGCTTTTTCGCCAAAGCGCCTATGCATCCTGAATGGGAATTCCCATTCGGCATGACCTTTAACGGTGCTATGGCGCTAATTACCGAACGTTATATGTACGAAACCAACACCAGCGAACAAGAGATGGCGTCGGTTACTTATGCTTTGCGCGACTGGGGCTCACGTGACCCGATGTCATTGTTCTTTAATAAACCGCAAAGCATGGATGACATTCTCAATGCCCGTAAAATCTCGACGCCATTAAGAGCGAAAGATTGCAATATGCTTGCTGATGGTGGTGGTTGTTTGATCATTGCATCTGAAGCTTATGCTAAGAAGCACTGTGCTAAGCCGGTTTGGAAACTAGGTCATGGCTCGGCATTTATTGGCGCAACACCTGCTGTGCGAGAAGACGTCTACTGGCGTGAGTCTTATAAAAAATCAACAAGTGAAGCGTTGCAACAAGCCAACTTAAACGTTGACGATATCGACATTCACGAAATTTACGGTGCATATCCATTTTCTCAATGTGCTTACGTAGAAGCGGTTGGTTTGTGCGATGAAGGTGAGGGCGCTCGTTATCATGCCGCAGGGCACACATTATTAGGTGGCAAAACACCGTGCACAACCATGGGCGATGCTACCGGTCGTGGTCATACTGGCTCTGGTGTATCTATGGCGTTTTATTGTCAGGTAGCGCGCCAATTGCGTGGCGAAGCTGGTGACAACCAAGTCGACGGCGCGAACAAAGTGATGGTAGTTACCGCAGGTGGTTCAGGTATGAATGCACTAACAACAATTTGGGGAGCAGAATAATCATGACTGAATTAAAACGACCTTTACCGAATATCAGCAAAGAAAGTCAGGGCTTTTGGGATGCTGTGCAGCAAGATAAGTTAGTGATTCAACACTGTCATAGTTGTGACAGTAATATCTTTTATCCACGCCGTATTTGTCCTCATTGTTGGTCAAAAGACTTAGGCTGGGTTGAAGCAAGCGGCAAAGGCACAATCTTTTCCGTGACCACGACATACTTAGGCACCACAGCTGAATTTTCCGATGAGTTACCAATAACGGTTGCTTGGATTGATCTTGATGAAGGTGTTCGCATGGCTTCAAATATTGTTGGTTGTGGTCCCGAGCAAGCTAAGATTGGTGATCGAGTGCAAGTGGTCTTTGAAAAGGCGAATGAAGATTTCAAATTGCCTTTCTTTAAGATTGTTGAGGCGTAATCATGACCGCAAACACAGACAAGCCTAGTTGGGGTAAACAAGGTACCTGGCAGCAGGCTTTGTCTTACGTAGGCAAGGTTGTCGGTATCTCCAAAGGTGCAGACAAGGCGGATGCATCAAGTGTCCGTCGTTGGTTGGAGCCAAAAGAATTCTATTCACCATTGTTTGTAGATGATGACGTTGCTCAAAAGGCTGGTTACGATGCCAAGATAGTACCTAGCGCGATGGCGATGACATTGGGGCAACCGGCACATTGGCAAGCGGGAGATAAACGTTTTGAAATCGGTGATGAGCCGATTCAAATTCCTATTCCTGTGATATTTGAGGTACCAGCGCCGTTCAGTTTAAGTTTTGCGACCAGTATGGAAATGGAGTTCTTCAAGCCGATATATCATGGCGACGAGATCACTATAACCCACGAGCTGCTGTCAATAACTGAAAAACAATTGAAAGTGGGTAAAGGTGCTTTCTTTAAACAAAAAGATACCTACACCAATCAACATGATGACATTGTGGCGGTTGGCATGTTGGATATTTTTCGCTTTAATCCGGCAAGTGAGGAGGCCTAATGTCTGCATCTACAACCATAGATTGGAGTACATCGAAAACGCTCACTGATGTTAGCATTGGTGACCTATTGCCGGCGATTGATATCGACATCACATTGCAGCGCTTAGTTATGGAGGCCGCGGCTAACCGAGATTTGTCTTTGATCCATCATGATAAATCTGTCGCACAAGCAACCGGTGCGCCTGATGCTTACGCCAATACCTTCTTTTTATATGGCATGATAGAGCGCTTAGTCAGACAGTGGGGTGGTGTAAACATCTTTATTCGTAAAATAGGTCCGCTGCGCATGAACAGCTTTAATTGTGTGGGGGATTCGCTGAGCTTTAACGGCAAAGTGAAAGACATAAACGTTGACGAAAAGACCGTGACACTGAGTACTTGGGTTGCAAACGCCGATAAAGTCAGCGTTACCGCCGACGTTAAAGTTATTTTCGCCAGCTAGCGAAATTTATCACCGCTTGTCATTGGTTAACCATATAATGCCAGATCAGCGTATCTGGCATTTGTGTACTTGCACAAGTCAGTACTTGCTAATTCTATTTCCAGCCCTCGTTGGCCGGCGCTG belongs to Thalassotalea sp. HSM 43 and includes:
- a CDS encoding thiolase family protein; amino-acid sequence: MGKIAIIGYHEVPTQINPERTRWDILEEVITGAVRNAGIDKDDIQGVINVAPQAQPDLISQTAFGLIPEHFGLKGVKDNMICNAGGASTTNCVRMAEQWITSGMAEVVIVPHTTVQSDIPAEDLISFFAKAPMHPEWEFPFGMTFNGAMALITERYMYETNTSEQEMASVTYALRDWGSRDPMSLFFNKPQSMDDILNARKISTPLRAKDCNMLADGGGCLIIASEAYAKKHCAKPVWKLGHGSAFIGATPAVREDVYWRESYKKSTSEALQQANLNVDDIDIHEIYGAYPFSQCAYVEAVGLCDEGEGARYHAAGHTLLGGKTPCTTMGDATGRGHTGSGVSMAFYCQVARQLRGEAGDNQVDGANKVMVVTAGGSGMNALTTIWGAE
- a CDS encoding Zn-ribbon domain-containing OB-fold protein; this translates as MTELKRPLPNISKESQGFWDAVQQDKLVIQHCHSCDSNIFYPRRICPHCWSKDLGWVEASGKGTIFSVTTTYLGTTAEFSDELPITVAWIDLDEGVRMASNIVGCGPEQAKIGDRVQVVFEKANEDFKLPFFKIVEA
- a CDS encoding FAS1-like dehydratase domain-containing protein, which produces MTANTDKPSWGKQGTWQQALSYVGKVVGISKGADKADASSVRRWLEPKEFYSPLFVDDDVAQKAGYDAKIVPSAMAMTLGQPAHWQAGDKRFEIGDEPIQIPIPVIFEVPAPFSLSFATSMEMEFFKPIYHGDEITITHELLSITEKQLKVGKGAFFKQKDTYTNQHDDIVAVGMLDIFRFNPASEEA
- a CDS encoding MaoC/PaaZ C-terminal domain-containing protein; amino-acid sequence: MSASTTIDWSTSKTLTDVSIGDLLPAIDIDITLQRLVMEAAANRDLSLIHHDKSVAQATGAPDAYANTFFLYGMIERLVRQWGGVNIFIRKIGPLRMNSFNCVGDSLSFNGKVKDINVDEKTVTLSTWVANADKVSVTADVKVIFAS